The Streptomyces sp. NBC_00162 genome window below encodes:
- a CDS encoding PRTRC system protein C, with amino-acid sequence MTFIKDYAGPITLCRSCGQPSFSDEEIGHQHFNEQWDGVFCPHFPLAGEQVRMDWDSMSLEQVRDEYPDTYPHLTDASRSQS; translated from the coding sequence ATGACCTTCATCAAGGACTACGCCGGGCCGATCACTCTCTGCCGCAGCTGCGGACAGCCGTCGTTCAGCGACGAAGAGATCGGCCATCAGCACTTCAATGAGCAGTGGGACGGCGTCTTCTGCCCTCACTTCCCCCTCGCTGGCGAGCAAGTTCGCATGGACTGGGACTCGATGTCGTTGGAGCAGGTACGGGACGAGTATCCCGACACCTACCCGCACCTCACGGACGCGTCCAGGTCGCAGTCGTGA
- a CDS encoding GntR family transcriptional regulator has translation MPLQQWRELADRLAERIESDEFPPGSKMPTTVELMADGESKPSIERAYRELVDRGLVVRKPRIGTVVRNRSRVRVPLSRYGSVLRPGGDKGPWETATASVGLDGSVVPLSVERVTATATIGALLGVEPGSPVVRRSRHAVIDGDVVQVQDAYYPAELAAASGLDTPGKVIGGVFGAMTAAGLDPQTADETVTARPPTKSEASELGIGERVPVLCIERVVRSRSGQVLEALRVVGAADRLELHYGGLPLAGNVP, from the coding sequence ATGCCGTTGCAGCAATGGCGCGAGCTGGCCGACCGCCTGGCGGAGCGCATCGAGTCGGATGAGTTTCCGCCCGGATCAAAGATGCCGACCACCGTGGAGTTGATGGCTGACGGAGAGTCAAAGCCATCCATTGAGCGGGCATACCGGGAACTCGTCGACCGCGGTCTTGTTGTGCGCAAGCCACGGATCGGAACAGTTGTTCGCAACCGCTCTCGCGTGCGCGTCCCGTTGAGCCGCTACGGTTCCGTGCTGCGCCCGGGCGGGGACAAGGGGCCGTGGGAGACGGCAACGGCCTCAGTGGGTCTGGACGGCAGTGTCGTTCCCTTGTCTGTGGAGCGCGTCACCGCTACGGCCACGATTGGCGCGCTGCTCGGAGTCGAACCCGGCTCTCCTGTTGTTCGCCGCAGCCGGCATGCCGTGATCGACGGTGATGTGGTGCAGGTCCAGGACGCCTACTATCCGGCCGAACTGGCCGCCGCATCGGGCCTCGACACACCGGGCAAGGTCATCGGCGGTGTGTTCGGCGCCATGACCGCGGCTGGGCTGGATCCCCAGACGGCCGACGAGACGGTCACAGCACGGCCACCAACCAAGTCCGAGGCATCGGAGCTTGGCATCGGGGAGCGGGTACCGGTCCTGTGTATCGAGCGCGTGGTGCGCAGCCGGAGCGGCCAAGTCCTCGAAGCCCTTCGGGTGGTGGGCGCTGCCGACCGCCTGGAGCTGCACTACGGGGGGCTGCCGCTGGCCGGCAACGTGCCGTAG
- a CDS encoding DUF4352 domain-containing protein — protein sequence MSQPFPPPGQPGQQPPPGHGYPPPGQPPHPGYGYPPPPPAPKKSNTGKIVGFSILGFVALLVIVGALSGGEKPDTATKDTKAPAAATSAPGKAPEAAPSAKPEKKAAVAVVAKKAEFEKTILAQGSDYTSVSVTVTNNSSKPISVNPLYFAITDTNGTKHVAELAVDKNQIDTVELAPGENVTGVITGKGAFTPRTVTYTDGLLGDSTRAELS from the coding sequence ATGTCTCAGCCGTTCCCGCCGCCCGGCCAGCCTGGCCAGCAGCCCCCGCCCGGACACGGCTACCCGCCGCCCGGCCAGCCGCCGCACCCCGGGTATGGCTACCCGCCGCCGCCGCCCGCGCCGAAGAAGTCCAACACCGGGAAGATCGTGGGGTTCTCCATCCTCGGCTTCGTCGCGCTCCTCGTCATCGTCGGGGCGCTCTCCGGCGGCGAGAAGCCCGACACGGCGACGAAGGACACCAAGGCGCCGGCCGCTGCAACCTCGGCACCGGGGAAGGCCCCGGAGGCTGCGCCGTCGGCGAAGCCGGAGAAGAAGGCTGCGGTGGCAGTCGTCGCGAAGAAGGCGGAGTTCGAGAAGACCATCCTTGCGCAGGGCAGCGACTACACGAGCGTGTCCGTCACGGTCACGAATAACTCGTCGAAGCCGATCAGCGTGAACCCGCTGTACTTCGCGATTACAGACACCAACGGCACCAAGCACGTAGCCGAACTCGCCGTCGACAAGAACCAGATCGACACGGTCGAGCTGGCACCGGGCGAGAACGTCACCGGCGTGATCACCGGGAAGGGCGCGTTCACGCCCAGGACGGTGACGTACACGGACGGGCTGCTCGGGGACAGCACCCGCGCCGAGTTGTCCTGA
- a CDS encoding helix-turn-helix domain-containing protein, which translates to MALEPILWALHDSPVNSTTDRMLLAGLAEKADPDGTNAFPSRRTLARIALCDVKTVQRRLASLAERGVITLGDQAAARYIPAHARPKVYDLQIPAAWYGPERLARVNEDRAHRGLPPLTQQTRPALSPAPPRTERSDKGKPRQTGGDSQSPPPQHPYSEGRGDCQSRGRGDCESRQGDCQSPNPLL; encoded by the coding sequence ATGGCACTTGAGCCAATCCTGTGGGCCTTGCATGACAGCCCCGTGAACAGCACGACGGACCGGATGCTGCTGGCCGGCCTGGCAGAGAAAGCCGATCCCGACGGCACCAACGCCTTCCCGTCGCGGCGGACGCTCGCCCGGATCGCGCTGTGCGACGTCAAGACGGTACAGCGGCGTCTGGCCTCCCTCGCCGAGCGGGGCGTGATCACGCTGGGAGACCAGGCCGCCGCCCGGTACATCCCCGCGCACGCCCGCCCCAAGGTCTACGACCTGCAAATCCCGGCAGCCTGGTACGGGCCGGAACGGCTGGCACGGGTGAACGAAGACCGCGCACACCGTGGTCTGCCGCCCCTGACACAGCAGACCCGCCCGGCACTGTCGCCGGCCCCGCCGCGGACAGAGCGCAGCGACAAGGGCAAGCCACGCCAGACAGGAGGGGACTCTCAGTCCCCTCCCCCACAACACCCCTACTCGGAGGGGAGGGGGGACTGTCAGTCCCGGGGTAGGGGGGACTGTGAATCCCGGCAGGGGGACTGTCAGTCCCCCAACCCTCTCCTTTAA
- a CDS encoding DUF6233 domain-containing protein, with amino-acid sequence MQERDLARTDGWIAAEEQRLAAEAARRPPPPPPPWLIEHGIGVGRAPVRVHAGDCWDTRSRCEPADRDTARRALADGIEACMHCRPDTALGVLD; translated from the coding sequence ATGCAGGAGCGCGACCTGGCACGGACGGACGGCTGGATCGCCGCCGAAGAGCAGCGACTCGCAGCCGAGGCCGCGCGTCGGCCCCCGCCCCCGCCGCCGCCCTGGCTGATCGAGCACGGCATAGGCGTCGGCCGGGCCCCGGTCCGTGTCCACGCCGGGGACTGCTGGGACACCCGGTCCCGCTGCGAGCCCGCCGACCGGGACACCGCGCGCCGCGCCCTCGCGGACGGCATCGAGGCGTGCATGCACTGCCGGCCGGACACGGCGCTCGGCGTGCTGGACTGA